The Marasmius oreades isolate 03SP1 chromosome 9, whole genome shotgun sequence sequence GGACGAGGACGGTCCATGACTGACCGATGTTCttggggaggaggaggaggcttGATAGTATCACGGTTTCTAGCAGTGTTGGATATGCCTACTGACACAGAGACGGAAGGTGAGGCAGCGGTATACTGGGTCTTCGATTGTGTCGTTGGCTGTGTCTCTTTGTCGTCAATTTCATTGAATAAGTTTTCGCTCCATGACTCCAAACCCGTCCCAAAGTCCAACGAGAGATTCAAACCGCCCAAACCACTGAAAGTCCTCTTCGACCTTCTCTTATTTGCCCTACTCGCCGCAGTGCTTGAGCTGATGGACCTCTTCGGTCCTTCCCCATCACTAGGACTGGATCTACTACTCTGTAGCGAAACCGAAGATTGGGAATGCTGATGGTGAGGCCTGTGTGACGAATTCGATCGTGACGGTGACTTTCGTGATTTGGACGAGGACCCCGATCGCGTTGTGTCAGTACTGCGTTGAGTTTGGTGCCGCGTGCCTGTGGCCCCATTGCTACCGGACTTCTCAAGAGGATATCCATTCGGACCGACCGCTTGACCAAGGACTGCTGGAGGCACCCCTTCCGCCGTAACTGAATATGATGGTGGCGGGCTCTGCATCAGTAAGCTGTTACTGTTCGCAACAAAATATGCACGCCTTGGTGGGGTACTCGGCCTCGAGATCGGGGATACCTGTTGGCTGGAGGGCGCAACAGGAACCTGAGGAGGTTGAATTCGGGGactctcttttcggttgctCTTGATGCTTGCAGCTCGGCTCGGTTGTCTACTGTGAATACTTCCACTCTGGTTCCGTCTATGTTGCGGGAGAGTAGTTGCGCCAGTCGCCTCCTCTTCGCCCTGGACCGCTACTACATTTGGTCTCATGCTGGCCGATATTGACAGTGATAATGGAATAGATGAGATTGAATTGTTTCTAGACCGGTCTGAATGTATTGGCCTCAGTGGCTGCTGCTGAACCAAATTCGGGGAGGGGGAATACATCCGAGCAGGAGACACGACTATCGTTTGCCTATTGTCTTGGTTTGCCTGTGTCTTCGGTAAGGATGTCGTTCTCGGAAGAGGATGCGTTAAAACGGAAGATGATCCACTGCTTCCGAGGCTTCCTGATGAGGCTGCCGCTCCAGGTCGTTGCAATGATGAGCTTGCCGCACTGCTAGCAACAGAAATCGCTGGTGATCTGGGTCGGTCGAACGGATAGGGGAATTCTTTTCCAGGTGTAAGCGTTCCTGCTTGTTTGCGTGCGTAGATAGCGGCaatctcttcttctgtaAAACCAGCGTTCACGAGCGAAACGGTCCATGAAGGAGGTAGTCCAGTCAATCTGATTGGAATGTGAGTTAGAGGGCTTGAGTAAGAGCGAAAGAATTGAAGGTGACATACGCATCGTCAACGTGTATGTTATGCTAAAGCAGCAGAGTCAGTCTTTGATCGAATTCCACAAAAAGGACAGAAACGCACCTGGAAATTATAAGGGTTTGAAatacttccatcatctccaGCCGAATGCAACGACATGGTCTCATCATCAACCGTCGCACTCGTCCCACCTGGTGATTTAGTACCACGCCTGAACTTGAACAATCCTGATATTTTCTGACTACTCGAAGACTTGGACTTGGTCGGTACGGGTCgttgttgctgttgttgacTGGAAATTTCCGACGGCGACGAGACTAACGACGCAGAAGAGGCCAAAGAAAGCGACGAGATAGTCGGATTCAAAGGGGGTCTCTTGGAGTGAACGCTGGCAGCATACTGGGATTTGGATGAACCCACGACGGGACTAGAGGCAGCGTAAGCAGCACCAATGAAGGCCGGCATCGCCGGAATAGGTTCTTGTGGATAATTGAGGGAAACTAAAGAGCGATTGTTGAGATAGTAAGAATCCTTGggaggcggtggtggtggtttgagagtctctttctctttcgaaAATTTGCCGAAAACCCTCAAAGACGAGAAGCGTGATGATTTTGCAGGTGCATTTGCACCGGGATAGTTGTCAGGGAATGCCATATATAAGCTATGGTAATGCCCGGCGCATCAAGGAGTAATCTGTCGATAGTCTGACGAGGATGGGAAAATAGTTGATTAGGTGGGTTGGTTGGAGGTAACGGTTGAGCGGGAAGGCGGCTAGAAGTGCTCAAAGAGGATACGCTCGCCGTCTGAAAGGATGAGTAAGACAGACAGGTCGTCGACCGAGAAGACGTGGACGTGAAAATGAAGTGATGAGGAGGCAAGGGGCTCAAGCAAGTCCACGGTTGTCCTCCGTCCACGGACTGTCACAAATGTGACAAATGTGACATGTTCTTCCAAAATAAGTCAAGTATGCTGTCGACAACACAGTTCATCGCCATGCCCGGCAGCGCTATTCTGACCTCCACTTACAGGCTCACAGCTCACAGCTCACAGCAAAGAGCAAGAATAAGGTTCAAAATTTCTCAGTCTATCGGCATGTTTTTTTTCCAATGATGAAGTTGTTTTTGGACGACTAATCATATCATCTCTAACTGCATTCCTAACATCTCTACCACCCACGTCCTCGGTTGCTCGACATGTTGAACCGAAccatcctcatcgtcgaaaCACATTACCGTAACAAGCACCCTGAAGACCTTTCGAACGTCAAACAAATGATTCCCCTTTCTTTCATGGTTCTCCCTGCAAGTTCCAGGCTACCTGACATACGGTCTGTAGTCTTCAACCCCAACGACAACAGTGGAAGAATCATCAAAATGATTACACTGCACCTCACCTCAAGAAGCGCATCACGCCGGACTAGGACTTCACGTGTCGGTGAATGATGCTATCCAGAACCCTCTTGATCTCCATGATGAACTTAATGGCTTTGGATTCCCACAAAATAAGCTCCCGAAGCACTAGAGTACTTATGCCTGTCAGGTCGGTTACTCATAACTGCCCCGGTACATTGACTCGAGAAGGAAAAGCGGCTCCCTTGTCCAAAATTCATCATTAGCCATAACATCTATTTTCTAGGTACAGACTGTGATGCCCTCATGCTCATTGCCATATCATCAAGCAGGCTTCTTTCCGTGACGCTATCGTCGTTCAGAGGCTTTGGGATGATGTGTTTTGACACTTTCTCTCATGACGGTATCTGAGTTGATCATATCACGAACCCGAACCAAGGAATCGGTTTCAATTCGTGCTGAATATATCTCAAACCCGGCTCTCAATCAATATCTACGCGGTCATGATTAGCGGGACTACATCTCACACATATCGGTTCTGGAAACAAGCCAGATGTCAGCGCTTCAGCATCGTACCGCCCAGTGCATGCGATCATTTCCGACGATGGACTCTTCGCGGTTGGTCGCCGGTCGGGAGGTATGCTTCTAAACTCTAATTTCTCATTCCGTGCCCATAGTGAAAGACATATGCCGACTCCTGGTATTTATGTAGTATCTATGTCTGTAGGGCGTAATTACATGACAGCCCAATTTTTGTTGCAGAGCGTTTAAGTTCCTCCCTTCATGGGAGTAGACAGAGGCGACTCGTAGGAACGACTGCACCTAAAGCCTGGTACTTCAAACAACTTCGAATGCATTGTAAGTTCACGGCATCCAAGCAAGACCCATATGGTCAACTAACCGCGGTTAGCGATGAACGCTGTCAAGAGAAAATCCTAATCGTTCGATGTTGCCGCAAACTTATTGCGAGAGACGGTATAAAAGTAAAGTCCCCGTCTGTTACAGGGCTCGTCGCCCCTTGGCCGTCCATCTATCGCTATTTCTTTCCGACCCTTTCCTCTTCCCTCTGTTCTCGAATTTCGATGCCAAAACTCGCAGCAAGACTCAGGAAGTCGACGAAACAGCTATATTCGAAAATCGATTCCGAAGGGCCTAAAAACGGAAAGTCCAAAAAGAGTAGAGAGAGTTTGGAGGACCTAGATGTTGACAGCAGCAGGGACTCAATGGCcgttgatgaagaggaacaaCCGCAATGTTTGCATTCAGACTGGCCTAGAGCACcccgtcctcgtcctcgttaTCACAGCACAGTCAGCACCCGTTCTGATGCACTTGGACGCCTAAAAACGACCGGTAGAACGGTAGAATCCGATAAATTTGATTCAGAATCAGAATCCGCTCATTTCTCTTCGCGTCCTCGGTCCTCCCACCGCTCGCTCCATACAGCAACATTGCATGGCATCAGGGTTCATCATAGAATACGGCAAAGCCTCGTAAAACCATTTCAGGATATCAAATTCCGAGTACACGAACTTCAGGTCCAGACTAGGAGGAAATGTCGGAGGTTACGGTTACGAGCAGACTCTCTCTTGGGACGAACGATCGAGGTAGCTTTGCGCCCGTGGCAAGCAGTCCAAGGATGCTTGTATGGTTTACTACGTGcgttctcttcttctcctgttGGGAGTACATGTATCTGAAGCGTCTTGAATTTCCAGTGGTTTGCTTTGGTGTGGCGGAAATTCTTTTTAGTATCATTTGTGAGTTAAAGGAAACTGTTTATATCCTTCAGCCGCCTGATTTGACTCGTGCTCAGTCACGATCCTCTACAAAACGCTGAAAGTGGTCGTAACGACTCTCCTGATTCCTGTTATCAGTTGCgtcttttttttgtttccttcccgtcctGTTTCATACTGATTATTTCGTTGCATAGTCGTCATTACAATCATCAATGCCCTTAGGTGTCAGTAACCAGTAGTAGTAACTTAGTATTAGCTTTCCCGATCTTTCTGTTCTGTTCACTTCACTTCTTCCTTGACGACGTTAGATGATTGATTCGACTGTCCCGTAATGTAGCTCGCACACCTACTAAGTAGTAATAGTACCCTTCATTAAGGCAGAATAGATTACGTTGATCATACGAAAACTACCTGAACGTCTCAAAAGGAAACAAATATGGGATTATGGAACTGTGAATTAGTTTACAGTAAGCGCCTGATTCATCACCAAAAAATGTGCAGTGTATAAGTGAGATGTCCGTGATAATGCGAAGGTTTGACGACAGGGGGATGTAAATTAAAGGGTGAGAGGGACTCGTGCTATCACAAACTGCTAACACGGCTACCGAGCAATTCGGATGCTCGTGGACTGCGATCCGCTGGCAGGGGCCTCCGTTTTTGAACAAACTGCACGGACTGCCGAGCTGCGTGTGATTCTACTGCGCATAGATAGAGTTTTCGAGAAGTCTCCTGCGCAATTCACGCTTTCACTCCTCTGGGATGGAATCAAGACTAGAAGTCGATGGTGCGAGGCGGTGAGTCCGTCGGCGGCGTTTTGAAGAAGGGGGTGAATTGTGCGTAGGAGTTCTTGAAGTATATGAGAACTGGGAGGACTGGGAGAGGGGTCTACACTTTGAATGAGGTATCCTGTGGATGTCATCCTGCTCTTCCTCCCCATCGTCAGATGGAACATACGAGAACCGAAGCGAAGACCCCGAACGTTGGCCTGCAATACGCGGTTCCGACTGACGGCGTTTACTTCTTCGTTTCTGTTGCTGAGCAGTGGCCAACACCATGAACGCACTGTTCTCCACTTGGCTCTGTACCCAACTCGCCACTCGGGATCGAGATCGATCTTCTTGCCTAGCCTCCttgtttttctctttctggaGGAACTCTAGACGTGCTCGTCGTTCGGAAGATGTCTCCGTATACGCAGGCTGTCGTGTGTCGGAGCATGATGAATACGAATCTGGGAGGAGCAAAACCGGACAGGAGATGGATGGGAGACAAGAATAAGTGTCCTCTAGAAATCTCGAGGATGATGTTGAAGCTGGGGATGAGAGGTAAACCATGCTAGTGAAAGTTAACTAGAGTACTTGATGCCAGACGAAATCCGAGGGAAAGGATGTGTAAACCGGATAGCTAGCGGGGGAGTTTTTATCATCTCGGGCAGCTGCGGAAATTCGCAGGCACAGTTGTGACAAAACAGCGTTGGCGTGCTGCGCAATTTTGATCCGCTGCAGTGCGTTGCCGTAAAGGGTAAAATGCTCTCGTGCCACCTATCGGAGGAGTATCTACAGAAGCATAAAGTGGCAAGAGTACCAGTTGGGTACCACTGGTACTTCAGTCGTGAACGTTCCAAGGTTCAACTTCAAATTTGGTTGACTCGGCTTCGTGTGATCAACTGCGTTGCACAGTTGCGTGATAATGCCGTCAAGGGAGTGCAAGGGAGTGCAAGACGGTAGACGGTAAAACTTTCGGATACAGCGTGTCATAAACAGATATTGGTATGTCGCTGTTAACTAGCTCTACATGGATCCGAAAGTGTGTTGGATGCCACTACAACCCCGAAACTCAAGTAGAATGACTCCAAAAAGTATATGCAACAGAGGTTGAACCAAATTCTATCGTCGCTGTTTCTTTGGAGCGACCTTTGGGAACTCCACAGGTGCTGTCAGAAGCGCCATTTTAACATCCTTCATGGATCGTCCAAGACCAGCATTCGCGAGCTCGCGATCTGTTGGCTTCTTGATTTTACAGCCTATGGTGTCAATCTAAATAATCGAAGAAAGTACAGACGAGATAGATTAGCTTACCAAGATTCTTCAAAAGCCCTTGAACCCTAAAGAGGAAAGATGAATGAATAAATGAGCAATAGTATGTTACTTCCTATGCAGGACCAACGACGCACCTTGGGGTAGGAAGACTAAGGTCCCTCGCAATCAACTCTGGATTTAACATGAAATCGTCGGCATGTAGACAAAGAGCGAGCATATATGAGAGAAGCTTTGTTTCCATCCCGGATGTCAGCGAATGGCTGAATGAACTGAGTAAGATGGGAGACGGATATAGAAGCAATAAAAGCTACCTATCGGAATCCCGCGAGGTTTCAGTAAACCTTGAAATAATACCATCCACGATCAGTGTAGGCACACCTTTCATTTTCTGGTGGATAGCCTGCTTATCCATACGATTCTTGCCCACAATCCTGCGCAAAGTAAATAAGGCCGAGACGTAGTACACCATCTTCCTGCGGTAGCGTCTCAGCTCAAGTCAAGCGAGATGAACAGGAACGTGGTGCTTGCCATCTCTTCTTAGTTGACTTTGCATTCAATCCGTCCAGCGCCTTGACGTGGTTTTGTATCCATACCGGATGTGCTGAAGGCAGCAACATATTTTTGTCCTTGGCACTTACGGCCTCCAAGTTGGAGGTATCGATCACTCGCCACTCTGATTCGGGAACAATGCTGTGGAGGGGGTAAACTTCTGCTGGGTCGGCGGTTGTGTCATCGAACTGCGGGATGAGTCGATTGgcgtcttcaacttctttaaCTTCCTCTGCGAACCAAGTTTAACCTTGCTGCGATTCAAAAAGATGGAGTCTCTTGCGTACCCGCAGTCAACAAGCCCTCGGCACCTTTATGGATACCGTCCATAACGTGCTGCATCACGCCCTGCATAGCGGCGACGTCCACGCGATTTCGCTCTTCTGCGCGAATCGCTGCTTTGGCTTTTTTGGTGCCAAACGTTTCTCCAAGTGTGGTCCTTGCTTCACGATACTGTAACGGCTGTGGCACAGCTCCAGTGGGTAGGGATTTGAGCTTTTTAACTCTTCGTCCGAGAATGTGGGGTGTCTTTGCTGTTGGAATAATTCGTAAAGATGAAGTTCGAGGATCATGCACGGCAAGCAGGTAGCTGTACATCAACACCATTAACGGTGTTCTCGTCAACTGATAACTGCAATCGGACTTACTGGCAACCACTTGAGGCAACTTGTTTACTCTCCCCGGTATTCGATTCGAACTCCACTTCTGGGGTTTCTCCTACTATTATCTTCGGGGAATCGGCCTTTCCATCTTCTGCGTAGCATTTGAACGTAGTAGATTCTGGGGCCTTGACTGCTGGGAAGCTAACTTATTGTGAAAAATAGAACAAATTAAATAAGTCAGTCGTGATGAAGCAAAGAGGGGAAGCTTACCAAGAACTGGACCGAGTGCGCTAGGTTTTGAAGATTCTGCGACCTTGAATCCTAGAATATCTCTTTCTGGATAGTCtgctctttttcttttcctcgaGACCGTTGTAGAAGCCATTTTTGTGGTGAAAAGAAAGTGTGGGCGAGATGGTGATGGTAGAAATCAAAGAGGGAAATCGGGCCAGTGCCATCGGCTCTCTTCCTCACTCTCGCACCCTCTACGCCAATGTATTGATATTAAAGGACGATACGATTCTCAGTCTAATTATTTCTTAACCTTTATTGTTTTCAACAGATTCACCATAGCACCCCTCGCTGTCGACCGCAACGCTGAAGAACGTATCCCCGGATCTTACGGACTCAAATAGATCTCTTGTACAGTGCAAAGACCTTTTGAGCACGAGACAACTGCACAAGATTATCGTACTTGACTCGTTTATAGTCGACCTCGACGTTGAGAGAGGCGACCGGTCGACAACCGCTTGGTGCGTGCACTTAGTCGGCGTTCACACAGGTTGATGCAGCATCAGtcactcaacttcttcgccgACGCCCCAGAGGACCTTCACTAGGCTCCCTTACCTGCGCCTCAACTCTACCTGCCACTCGGTGTAAAAACAACGCTTAACCATGTCCGTCAAACAGGAGACATCAAGCTCGGGTTCACAATCGCCCTTTATGAACGTCGACCATGGTGTTGTATTGGACGAGTCACTACCGAACAGTGCCTCTTGTTCAAAGATGTCGACACCACCACCGTCAACAGCTGCTTCAACGTCGAAAAAAGCATCACCATCAGCTCCTCAGCTTATTGGAGATCTTCCTATCGCAAGAGATGAGGCATTGGGCACTTTTGTTGAAATGAGCAACAACTGGTATCAATATAAGTCGCTGGGTCGCTCGAGAGAGCTCATGGAGAGTATGACCTGCGAATGCCAGTTTTCTCATGGTTCGTACTGTCCCATAGTCGTAAAATAGTGTTTTGGAGGTGTTATACGCAGGCATGGGCTTTTTTTGTGGTGTTTTGGCACATTTTGACCACCGcccctcttcctcccttGTCGAGTTTTTTCTACTGCGGTTCTTCATATCACTGCCATTCTGCTATGGCCTCCTCGTTCTGACCACCGATGTCTTATTTGCAGGAGACGACCCAGATAGTGCATGTGGGCCTAGCTCAGACTGTATCAATCGACTCACACAAGTGGAATGCCTACCGGATGACTGTCGATGTGGGGAATATTGCAGGAATCAACGGTGACTATTCTCCTGTTGAACGTTGTTattctccttcctcatcaAAACCTCAGATTCCAAAAGAAGGAGTATGCCCCAATTGAAATCGTGAAAACTGAGAAGAAGGGATATGGGCTCAGGGTTGAGGAGGATATTGAAAGGTGCGTCTGTTGGCCTGGTTTATGCAATCCACTATTGATTAGAACTCTTCGAACCAGGGATACGTTCATATATGAATATGTCGGCGATGTGGTCAACACACAATCCTTCAAGAAGAGGATGCGCGACTACGCGAATGAGGGCATAGAGCATTTCTACTTCATGATGCTGCAGAAGGACGAGTTCATTGATGCTACCAAGAACGGTGGAATAGGAAGATTTGCCAACCATAGTTGCAATCCCAACTGCTACGTAGCCAAATGGACTCTGGGCCGTACCGTGCGCATGGGAATATTTTCAAAACGGAAGATCAGGAAACATGAAGAATTGACGTTCAACTACAACGTCGATCGATATGGGTCAGTGGTGTTTTTGTCGCCTCGAGTAACGGGCCCGGCTCAAATCCTTCTAGACACCAAGCGCAAACTTGTTATTGCGGAGAAGCGAACTGTGTCGGGTTTATCGGTGGGAAGACCCAGACCGATATTTCGTCTATGGATGACCTATACTTGGACGGTAAGTTTGTCAAGCGCAATCCTCCCAACGCTAAGTTGATGCATTGCAGCCCTCGGCATTACCGATGAAAATGATCTCTTGGAGATGAAGggaacgaagaagaagaaaggcaaGAAGATCGACGATCCTGACTTCATGGTAAGTCGGCCATCTCTGCTCGTACTTTCTCGTCCTGACCTCGTTGCGTTCTAACAGCCACAAATGAAAACCATCGTCGAGAAGGATGTACCGAAGGTTGTTCAAGCCTTACGTCAAGTGCAAAGCAAGAAGGTGTTGTATAAGTTACTCACACGAATAAAGGCGCGTATACAATCACACCTTGTGTTTTTTGTGGGCTATAAATCTGACCTTGTCATCTGACATCAGATCACCGAGGACGAACCAGCCCTGCGGCAAATAATGCGTTTGAGAGGGTTCAGTATTATGAAGAACATTCTCGATGATTATGCCGAAGACATAGATATCATTGCACTGGTTTGTGGCACTCCGAGTTTCTTTTCCCCCCATTGAACACCGTCCTCCCTTCCCATTAAAGGCACTACAATGCATGAAGTCCTGGCCTTTGGTGGCACGAAACAAAGTGGAGGACTCTCAGGTTTTACCAACGGTTCAAGGGTTCATAGAGTCGCAGGATGAACTCGTCAAGGTGCATGCCGCTCAAGTCAGTAGCTTCCCAGCTCCTCTCTACTCTGTCGTTTTCACAAACAAAATAATAGCTGTGCGAACACTGGTTGTCGCTTGAATTGGCTTATCGGATACCCAAACGCAATCTGGTCAGTCATGAAATCTCCACACATATGACATGGACATCTCTtgctcatttgtttcttCCAGGAGGAGCCAGAGAAGAAGACATGGACGTCATGGTCGGAGTCGTATGTCGGTGGTCCTTCCAAACGTTCGCGTTTCATCGACGCCGACGATAACGGTAACCCACTCACAGCTGTTCCAAAAACATTCTTCCGATCACGCTCAACATacacacctccacctccacctcgttctcgtcctcgtcctccttCTCCCCCTCGTATCAATTTACATCATCAAATGTTATTCGAGCAAAAGCAAAAGCAGAACGCAGCGGTGAACAATCTTATTGCCTCTGTTGCTGAGGAACAGGCTTCTGCTGAAGCGGCAGCGGCAGCGGCCTTGGAAGCTGCGAAAGCCGAGGCAGAAGCGACGAAGCAGTCGAGTAATGGAGCTGAAGGAAGCGTGTCcaaaaagagagagaaagagaggaaaaagagCTCGCAGAGTGAAGCGGAGAAGGAAGCCAATAAGGAGAAACGTCTTCATAAGCTGGTCGGTGCCGTCGTCGTCAAGTGCATGTCGAAATATGCACATTCCATAGAACACGACCTGTTCAAGAAATATGCGAAAGAGGTACATATCTGTATGGTCTGTCTCTGGTCGCTTCTCATCATCCTTTTCGTAGCTCACGGAAAAAATTGCTGAACGAGAGAAGAAGTCTTCCGCCTACAAGGAAGGCAAACTTGATTCTCTCTCCGAGGAGAAAACAGCCAAAATCAAGAAATACGCCAAGGAGTATATTACGAGTAAAGTCCTACGCAAGGCTAACAAGTCTGGGCGACACAAGAGTCGTTCATCATCGTCAGTTATCAAACAAGAGACGCCTTCAGATGTTACCCCCAACTCAGCGGATCTAAATCCCGCTATGGTAGATctggatgtcgacgatgattCGGACGTAGACATGGACATGGATCAGGACAGCGACGGGGAGGGTGGCCGCGTGAAGATTGAGGAGGACGAGAACGGAATAAATCCTTACGTCCATCCCTCCATGGACCTCAATCGGTCTTttaagaaggaggaggaccgACTAGACGCCGAGGCATGGCTTCAGCGCCTTCCCACGTGGGAAGAGGCTTCACGATCGGAGACGGAACTTTCCTAGGGCGTATTTACGGTACTCTACGTTTTGGTGGGCTTCACTTAGTCACTAATCGTCTTTTTCTCAATGTAATCATGTAGCTATAGTACTTCTGTTCCATCGAAGGAGCAAAGCCGTGGTTCCGAATCGAAGTGAGAAATTCTGCCTGTGAACGGTAAATTCTCTGTACATTTTCAGCTATCTACTAAAGCATTCGTTACTGAAGGATTGTGACGCGCTGAAGGATCGCATACTGTGAGATAAAATCTTACCCAGCCGTCCCCAACTTGCGTTTATGCCCAATCACTGAGTGAAGTCGACGCAATTCTCGTATGTCTGATGGTTGCTATAGCCTgaataccaccaccacctatATCGAAAAAATGAACATGAACCAACTCCGAATTGGGATTCAAGTCTGGACGACTCACTGTATGGCACACGCATTGGGCTGACTGCACTGCTCTCCCAAGTTCGGAATAGTTACTTGA is a genomic window containing:
- a CDS encoding uncharacterized protein (BUSCO:EOG09261B14), with amino-acid sequence MSVKQETSSSGSQSPFMNVDHGVVLDESLPNSASCSKMSTPPPSTAASTSKKASPSAPQLIGDLPIARDEALGTFVEMSNNWYQYKSLGRSRELMESMTCECQFSHGDDPDSACGPSSDCINRLTQVECLPDDCRCGEYCRNQRFQKKEYAPIEIVKTEKKGYGLRVEEDIERDTFIYEYVGDVVNTQSFKKRMRDYANEGIEHFYFMMLQKDEFIDATKNGGIGRFANHSCNPNCYVAKWTLGRTVRMGIFSKRKIRKHEELTFNYNVDRYGHQAQTCYCGEANCVGFIGGKTQTDISSMDDLYLDALGITDENDLLEMKGTKKKKGKKIDDPDFMPQMKTIVEKDVPKVVQALRQVQSKKVLYKLLTRIKITEDEPALRQIMRLRGFSIMKNILDDYAEDIDIIALALQCMKSWPLVARNKVEDSQVLPTVQGFIESQDELVKVHAAQLCEHWLSLELAYRIPKRNLEEPEKKTWTSWSESYVGGPSKRSRFIDADDNGNPLTAVPKTFFRSRSTYTPPPPPRSRPRPPSPPRINLHHQMLFEQKQKQNAAVNNLIASVAEEQASAEAAAAAALEAAKAEAEATKQSSNGAEGSVSKKREKERKKSSQSEAEKEANKEKRLHKLVGAVVVKCMSKYAHSIEHDLFKKYAKELTEKIAEREKKSSAYKEGKLDSLSEEKTAKIKKYAKEYITSKVLRKANKSGRHKSRSSSSVIKQETPSDVTPNSADLNPAMVDLDVDDDSDVDMDMDQDSDGEGGRVKIEEDENGINPYVHPSMDLNRSFKKEEDRLDAEAWLQRLPTWEEASRSETELS
- a CDS encoding uncharacterized protein (BUSCO:EOG09262BVA), encoding MASTTVSRKRKRADYPERDILGFKVAESSKPSALGPVLVSFPAVKAPESTTFKCYAEDGKADSPKIIVGETPEVEFESNTGESKQVASSGCHYLLAVHDPRTSSLRIIPTAKTPHILGRRVKKLKSLPTGAVPQPLQYREARTTLGETFGTKKAKAAIRAEERNRVDVAAMQGVMQHVMDGIHKGAEGLLTAEEVKEVEDANRLIPQFDDTTADPAEVYPLHSIVPESEWRVIDTSNLEAVSAKDKNMLLPSAHPVWIQNHVKALDGLNAKSTKKRWKMVYYVSALFTLRRIVGKNRMDKQAIHQKMKGVPTLIVDGIISRFTETSRDSDSHSLTSGMETKLLSYMLALCLHADDFMLNPELIARDLSLPTPRVQGLLKNLGCKIKKPTDRELANAGLGRSMKDVKMALLTAPVEFPKVAPKKQRR